In Solanum stenotomum isolate F172 chromosome 6, ASM1918654v1, whole genome shotgun sequence, one DNA window encodes the following:
- the LOC125868582 gene encoding uncharacterized protein LOC125868582 — MKSFRRSRNNRRRRNFGKGKYITDQPRNDGKCYECGKYGHIASECPEAKKNHSRGNQKNKALSSWSDEDNSKNEHEEIANLCFMAMEESSTKVCNNCNDLKNLLDRAVTNLNRILTDFRNLQNDKRNLEIKLEVSEVEKDLLYEEIHELKTTLKNAQNKSIFLKSTSKNYQGSSSKSSLDGNYVSCNQSYKLTDSKTNSFEIMILLNGFGNLKEIQNALNSKYPKKFGYLKEENDFVLQEHHRKTKGRWYLDSGCSNHMTGDKNLFKSVAEYRGGSIRFGDNSKGTVIEIGTITFNDACDITNVYLVTGLKYNLLSISQNRVA; from the exons ATGAAATCCTTCAGAAGATCCAGAAATAACAGAAGGAGAAGAAACTttggaaaaggaaaatatattacGGATCAGCCAAGAAATGATGGAAAATGCTATGAATGCGGAAAGTATGGACATATAGCCAGTGAATGTCCAGAAGCTAAGAAGAATCACTCCAGGGGAAATCAAAAGAATAAAGCTCTAAGCAGTTGGAGTGATGAAGACAACTCAAAAAATGAACATGAAGAAATTGCAAATTTATGCTTCATGGCAATGGAGGAATCAAGCACTAAGGTATGTAATaattgtaatgacttgaaaaacTTACTGGATCGTGCTGTAACTAATTTGAATAGAATTCTAACTGATTTTCGAAATCTTCAAAATGacaaaagaaatttagaaataaaattggaagttaGTGAAGTGGAAAAAGATTTACTCTATGAAGAAATTCATGAGTTAAAAACTACTCTTAAAAATGCTCAAAATAAATCAATCTTTCTCAAATCCACTTCCAAAAACTATCAAGGCTCTAGCAGCAAAAGCTCCTTAGATGGAAATTATGTTAGTTGTAATCAGTCCTACAAGTTAACTGATTCAAAAACTAACA GTTTCGAAATAATGATACTTCTAAATGGATTTGGAAACCTAAAGGAAATCCAGAATGCTCTAAACTCAAAGTacccaaaaaaatttgggtacctaaaagaagaaaatgactttGTTTTGCAGGAACACCACAGGAAAACAAAAGGAAGATGGTATCTAGATAGCGGGTGTTCAAATCATATGACAGGAGATAAAAACCTGTTCAAATCTGTTGCTGAATATAGAGGAGGAAGCATTCGTTTTGGCGACAACTCCAAAGGAACTGTAATCGAAATTGGTACAATTACTTTTAATGATGCCTGTGATATCACTAATGTTTATCTAGTAACAGGTCTCAAATATAACTTGCTGAGCATCAGTCAAAATCGTGTTGCTTAA